The bacterium genome has a segment encoding these proteins:
- a CDS encoding LLM class F420-dependent oxidoreductase, with translation MNVKFGFSLQGRGVLADRESITALARRADALGYDSIWVTDRLLIPVESRSPYPYSPTGAFPLGPDEPWLEPLTAVTYLATVTERITIGISVLVIPYRNPVFTAKALATADYLSGGRIILGAGIGWWREEFAALGIPFEGRAARTLEYLRIMKAVWTKPRIAYEGRFMHIPEAGAVRPHPVRQPHIPIWIGGSSEGALKRVAAIGDGWHPIGLRPPVTLHPPELSTRVRRLRDLTEGAGRDSAGITISFKAPLALSGAGGAARLPLSGPPGQIVEDLRAYMTAGVQHFVFDFTVGTVPEMLNVLERFAAEVRPRVQG, from the coding sequence ATGAACGTCAAGTTCGGCTTCTCATTGCAGGGACGCGGGGTCCTCGCCGACCGGGAATCCATCACCGCACTCGCCCGGCGGGCGGACGCCCTGGGGTATGACTCAATCTGGGTGACGGATCGCTTACTGATCCCGGTCGAGAGCCGCTCTCCTTATCCCTACTCCCCCACCGGCGCCTTTCCGTTGGGACCGGACGAACCCTGGCTGGAACCGCTGACGGCCGTCACGTACCTGGCGACCGTCACCGAACGTATCACGATCGGCATAAGCGTGCTCGTGATTCCGTACCGCAATCCTGTGTTCACGGCCAAAGCACTCGCCACGGCCGACTACCTCTCCGGCGGGAGAATCATCCTGGGCGCGGGAATCGGCTGGTGGCGCGAGGAGTTCGCAGCCCTCGGCATCCCGTTCGAGGGTCGGGCGGCCAGGACGCTCGAGTATCTGCGGATCATGAAAGCGGTCTGGACGAAACCGCGGATCGCCTACGAGGGCCGGTTCATGCATATTCCTGAAGCCGGAGCCGTGCGTCCCCATCCTGTCCGTCAGCCACACATCCCCATCTGGATCGGCGGCAGCAGCGAAGGAGCGCTCAAACGCGTCGCGGCGATCGGCGACGGATGGCACCCGATCGGCCTTCGGCCCCCGGTGACATTGCACCCGCCCGAGCTCTCCACTCGGGTGCGCCGGCTGCGGGACCTCACTGAGGGGGCCGGGCGCGACTCCGCCGGGATCACGATCTCGTTTAAGGCCCCGCTCGCCCTGAGCGGAGCCGGTGGCGCGGCCCGCCTCCCGCTCTCAGGGCCGCCGGGACAGATCGTCGAGGACCTGCGGGCGTACATGACCGCGGGCGTCCAGCATTTCGTGTTCGACTTCACGGTGGGAACGGTCCCCGAGATGCTGAACGTCCTCGAGCGTTTCGCGGCTGAAGTCAGGCCGCGCGTCCAGGGCTAG